Part of the Pirellulales bacterium genome is shown below.
ACGTGCTCGCGCTGGCGTTCCAAACCGATTCGACCCGCGTGGCCACGCTGCTCATGTCGCACGACGGCAGCAACCGCCCGTTCCACGACATCGGCGTCTCCGAGGGGCATCACGACCTGAGCCACCATCAGAACCGACCCGAACGCGTCCAAAAGGTCGCCGAGATCGATCACTGGTACGCCCGCCGCTTCGCGGGGCTGCTCGAGCGGCTCGACGCCATTCCCGACGTCGACGGCCGGACCGTCCTCGACAACTCGATGATCGTCTACGGCTCGGGCAACGCCGACGGCAACGCCCACACCCACGTCAACCTGCCCATCGTGCTGGCCGGCGGCGGCGGCGGAACGCTCGCCCCGGGCCGGTTCGTCGACCACGGCGGCCAACCGCTCTGCAACCTCTTCCTCTCGCTCGCCGACCGCATGGGAGTCGACCTGCCCAGATTCGGCGACTCGACAGGCCGGCTCGGCAATCTGTAAACGCGACAACGGCGGGCGATTCGCGCGGCGGTCCGACGCCGGACGAAACCGCGTCCCACCCCCCTGAGCGGACGACGCTAGCCGCCGGTGAAGCGCGAACAGGGCCGCCCGTCGTTTCGTCCCCACGAACGGCTGTGTCGTCGCGTCGTTCAGCGGCGACGAGCGCCCGCCGCTCATTGTTGCGCTTGGGGGCAAAGCGCGAATGCGACTAGCGGAACGGCCGAGCGGCGCCTCTTGCTCGGCCGTCGACGGCGCCGCCGACGGTCCGCCGGCCCGGCCGCGCGACTGTGCCGGCATGTCGGCTCGACGCAGGTTGAGCCGCTCTCTCTTGCTCGCCAACGGCACGCCCTCATGGATGGCCGAACGTAGTGCCGTTGACCGGACGCGACCAAGCGGAGCGGCTGGTTCTTGGGCCGGCCTAGGTCAGATGCAACCGCTTATCGAGCCGACTTCTGAGGGTGAGGATAGGCCGACTTGAGGCGTTCCAGTTCATCCTTCGTGATCGCCAGCACGGAACCATGGCGAAATGCGTATGGGAATTGGAAATCCGTCGCCGGCGCGAATTGCCCGGTGCTGAGGTCGTTGCTGACAAAAGGCATGTAGCCGAACGCGCCGGCGCCGATTCGATCGCTGACGTTGTCCAACAGCAGAGTCCACGCCGGCGCCTGAGCGTCGGCGGCAGCTTCCAGCTGATAGCAGATCGGACCTTCAAAGTTCTTTCCCTTCCCCGCCGTGAATTGCTCCATCTCCTGCCAGGGTCCCGTCAACTTCTTGCTGCTTGCCATGCTGACCGACTTTTCCTCGTCGTCCTTCATGAAACGATAATAGACGTCTCCGTCCCGCGCGATATGGACGTCAATGACATGATGGGGCCTTTCGATATAGACAAACGGCTTGTCGAACGCGTGGAAGTCCCTGGTGTGCGCCGCCCAGATGCGCTGCTTGGCGTAGTTGTCTCTTTTGGTCGTCGAGGCCCAGTAGACCAGATAGTCCCCGGCCTCTTCATCGTAGATGGCCTCGGGCGCCCAGACGCAACCGGCTTCCTCGGGGGCGACCAGCGCCAGCCTTGGCGGCGACCAATGCACAAGATCAGTCGATTCCCAGATGACGATGGACCGGCTGCCCGCATGCGTGGCCCGATGCCAGTCGCGATTCCTGTTGATGCACAGATCGGTGGCAATGAGCCAGACTTTCGGCCCGTCGTGCGATCGCAGAAGAAATGAATCGCGCACGCCGCATTCGCCCACATCGCTTACCAACACGGGATTTCCGCCGCTGAGCGCGTCCCACTGCTTGCCGTCCCGGCTGACGCCGAAGTAGATCTGCTCGGACAATGGGGTCGTCTCGTCCCTGAAGGTCGAGAACAGAAACCCGCCCTGCGCTGATATCTCGGCGGAAAGAGCCAGGGCAGCCAAAAGAGACGCCGACAAAATCTTCATTCTTTCGTAGTCCTGGCTCTCGCCATTGATCCGAACGGAGGTCCGCGAGACGGAGGGCCTCGCCACGGCCTCAATCTAGTGATCCGCGACGACGAGAGCAATCAACTTGCCGTGGGCCAGGCCGGCTCGGCTGCTACTTGCCCCCTCGCCGCGCGCA
Proteins encoded:
- a CDS encoding glycoside hydrolase family 43 protein, producing MKILSASLLAALALSAEISAQGGFLFSTFRDETTPLSEQIYFGVSRDGKQWDALSGGNPVLVSDVGECGVRDSFLLRSHDGPKVWLIATDLCINRNRDWHRATHAGSRSIVIWESTDLVHWSPPRLALVAPEEAGCVWAPEAIYDEEAGDYLVYWASTTKRDNYAKQRIWAAHTRDFHAFDKPFVYIERPHHVIDVHIARDGDVYYRFMKDDEEKSVSMASSKKLTGPWQEMEQFTAGKGKNFEGPICYQLEAAADAQAPAWTLLLDNVSDRIGAGAFGYMPFVSNDLSTGQFAPATDFQFPYAFRHGSVLAITKDELERLKSAYPHPQKSAR